From Chryseobacterium gallinarum, one genomic window encodes:
- a CDS encoding acyl carrier protein: MDTVNATLKMNHEELFTLLKGFITEVIGAEFVEEMDITPESSFTKDLEMDSIEIVSFSEKIKAHFGDQIDFTGWLSSMDLDQLINLDLSMIINYIYECQ; this comes from the coding sequence ATGGACACTGTAAACGCAACATTAAAAATGAACCACGAAGAACTTTTTACTTTATTAAAAGGTTTTATTACTGAAGTGATAGGGGCTGAATTTGTAGAGGAGATGGATATTACTCCGGAAAGTTCATTCACCAAAGATCTTGAAATGGACAGCATCGAGATTGTCTCTTTCTCTGAAAAGATCAAGGCGCATTTTGGCGATCAGATCGACTTTACAGGTTGGTTATCTTCTATGGATCTTGACCAGCTTATTAATCTTGACCTTAGTATGATCATCAATTATATCTACGAATGCCAATAA
- a CDS encoding alpha/beta fold hydrolase has translation MPIITVNNRQVHIQELNKGAEQTVVLIHGMFSNLSIYYFNIAPVLAKHFHVVMYDLKSHGMSERFLDGYDLDNMSSDLIGLIDHLQLEKVHLVGYSFGGLIALKTALTYPERVNQLVVMEAPDPQDEKARNIIDEYSKEFLEHYVANFTDTTKVQMGKRQMEKNHRMYEFLFNQTSIKADMIKEKHFLGEADFNQLKASTLLLYGADSNCRPTGEWLQSQIGSSELELISGDHNIPIQEPQLIAETIAQFLSNILTKNHG, from the coding sequence ATGCCAATAATCACTGTCAATAACAGACAAGTTCATATACAGGAACTCAATAAAGGAGCCGAACAAACCGTGGTCTTAATCCACGGTATGTTCAGTAACCTGTCCATTTATTATTTTAATATTGCCCCTGTTCTGGCAAAACATTTCCATGTGGTGATGTACGATCTGAAAAGTCACGGGATGAGTGAACGCTTTTTGGATGGGTACGACCTTGATAACATGTCATCCGATCTGATAGGTTTAATAGATCACCTTCAACTGGAAAAAGTACATCTTGTAGGCTATAGCTTCGGCGGTCTTATTGCTTTGAAAACAGCATTAACATATCCTGAACGCGTTAATCAACTGGTGGTGATGGAAGCTCCGGATCCTCAGGACGAAAAAGCCCGTAACATCATTGATGAATACAGCAAGGAATTCCTTGAGCATTATGTAGCCAATTTTACAGATACCACCAAAGTCCAGATGGGCAAAAGACAAATGGAAAAGAACCATCGTATGTATGAGTTTCTGTTTAATCAAACCAGTATCAAAGCAGATATGATTAAGGAAAAACATTTCCTTGGTGAAGCGGATTTCAATCAACTGAAAGCTTCCACTTTATTGCTTTATGGTGCTGATTCCAACTGCAGGCCTACAGGAGAATGGCTGCAGTCTCAAATCGGTTCATCCGAACTTGAATTGATTTCCGGCGATCACAATATTCCCATTCAGGAACCTCAGCTCATTGCAGAGACGATCGCCCAGTTTTTATCTAATATTTTAACGAAGAACCATGGCTAA
- a CDS encoding glycosyltransferase: protein MAKFAFIVPPLTGHVNPTLSIGATLLKRGHEVAWISLDPTLEAKLPEGGKLLLIQYDQTDEEKKESEQYLDIISKKVVYGIDSVKFLYEEVLIPLNKHCYNGIVALLKTYQPDLIIGDHQLFAAPVAAKALGIPCATSVTAPAAIKIMNELPKVHEWEVNQIIDLQKELGFYEEHSLATSDLLTLVLTSTYFFGDMDDLEPQYKFTGPVLTERRISCEFDWDRLKSATNKKILVSIGTTFDHDHKKAFFQKVVDAFKDEDLTVVVVSDPQLFEQWPDNFMVYQQIPQLDLLPHLDGVVCHGGHNTVSETLSNGIPLVVIPIAYDQSHVAGRVVRTEAGERLNFNRFKANHLREAVQQILNNPSYREAAQKVGQSFMEAGGASTAANLLEEAITKASKPEKPSKFLFVVPPFFGHVSPTLSVGASLIARGHEVKWFGITPLDSKHIPEGGSYYYPEEDLIPYQDEIARILKRQDDGPACSGPEVMKLALEETYVPFAKMMMPGLTRLTESWMPDVIVNDCITFGGALFAHKHNIPCVTTTPVPPDVMGDTEKSAPKIWEWQQNLIKDLQKEVGIHEEGIYIHSHKLNMVFTSQAFAGFDTVPSHMKFVGPVKGRPNDAPFDWDKLNASTTPKIFVSLGTLLVDIRKAFFEKIIAAFKDQPVTVIAATPPEIFEEWPENFIVNSFVPQSAVMQRMDMVICHGGFNTVNDTFRNGLPMLITPIAYDHFHIAKLIEQAGCGISIRYKRLRVEALRETVFELLENPKYRAAAKEVQNTFNLAGGNDKAVELLENFVQEHSTLASV, encoded by the coding sequence ATGGCTAAATTTGCATTTATAGTTCCACCCTTGACAGGACATGTGAATCCTACCCTAAGCATCGGTGCTACCTTGTTGAAAAGAGGGCATGAAGTAGCCTGGATCAGCCTTGACCCTACTTTAGAGGCTAAACTTCCGGAGGGCGGAAAATTATTACTGATCCAATACGATCAGACCGACGAAGAAAAGAAAGAAAGCGAACAATATCTCGATATTATTTCCAAAAAAGTAGTCTACGGAATCGACAGCGTGAAGTTCCTTTACGAGGAAGTTCTTATTCCGTTGAACAAACATTGCTATAATGGGATTGTGGCTTTATTAAAGACCTACCAACCCGATTTAATCATCGGTGACCATCAGTTATTTGCGGCTCCGGTAGCTGCGAAAGCGTTAGGAATTCCTTGTGCGACTTCCGTTACCGCTCCGGCTGCTATTAAGATCATGAATGAGCTGCCTAAAGTACACGAATGGGAAGTCAATCAGATCATCGATTTACAGAAAGAACTTGGCTTCTATGAAGAACATTCTCTGGCCACTTCAGATCTCCTGACCCTTGTTTTAACTTCAACGTATTTCTTTGGGGATATGGACGATCTGGAACCTCAATACAAATTCACAGGACCTGTTCTTACCGAAAGACGTATCTCATGTGAATTTGATTGGGACAGATTGAAAAGTGCCACCAACAAAAAGATTTTAGTAAGTATCGGAACCACTTTCGATCACGATCATAAAAAAGCATTCTTCCAAAAGGTAGTTGATGCTTTTAAAGACGAAGATTTAACAGTTGTCGTGGTTTCAGATCCGCAGCTTTTCGAGCAATGGCCGGACAACTTTATGGTCTATCAGCAGATTCCGCAACTGGATTTGTTACCTCATCTTGATGGCGTGGTTTGCCACGGCGGTCACAATACCGTTTCTGAAACCTTATCCAACGGGATTCCTTTGGTAGTGATTCCTATTGCGTATGACCAGTCGCATGTTGCAGGACGTGTGGTGCGTACAGAAGCGGGTGAACGATTAAACTTTAACAGATTTAAAGCCAATCACCTGAGAGAAGCAGTACAACAAATTTTAAATAACCCAAGCTACCGTGAGGCGGCTCAAAAAGTAGGACAATCTTTTATGGAAGCAGGAGGAGCATCTACCGCAGCTAATTTATTGGAAGAAGCCATCACAAAGGCTTCAAAACCGGAAAAACCGTCTAAATTTTTATTCGTTGTTCCCCCGTTTTTCGGACATGTGAGTCCTACGTTAAGTGTGGGAGCAAGCCTTATTGCCCGTGGCCACGAAGTAAAATGGTTCGGAATTACCCCTTTAGACAGCAAACATATTCCGGAAGGAGGTTCTTATTACTATCCGGAAGAAGACCTTATTCCTTATCAGGACGAAATCGCCCGCATTTTAAAAAGACAGGATGACGGTCCTGCCTGTTCAGGTCCTGAAGTGATGAAGTTAGCACTGGAAGAAACGTATGTTCCTTTCGCTAAAATGATGATGCCGGGATTAACGCGATTAACAGAAAGCTGGATGCCTGATGTAATTGTGAACGACTGTATCACATTCGGAGGTGCGCTTTTCGCTCACAAGCATAATATTCCTTGTGTAACGACTACACCCGTTCCACCGGATGTGATGGGAGATACTGAAAAAAGTGCCCCTAAAATCTGGGAATGGCAGCAAAACCTCATCAAAGACCTGCAAAAAGAAGTAGGTATTCATGAGGAAGGTATTTACATCCATTCGCATAAACTGAATATGGTCTTTACGTCACAAGCCTTTGCCGGTTTTGACACCGTACCATCGCATATGAAATTTGTAGGTCCTGTAAAAGGTCGTCCAAACGATGCACCTTTTGACTGGGATAAATTAAATGCTTCTACCACTCCAAAGATCTTCGTATCGCTGGGAACGTTGTTGGTAGACATCAGAAAAGCTTTCTTTGAAAAAATTATTGCTGCATTTAAAGATCAGCCGGTAACGGTGATTGCCGCTACTCCACCGGAAATCTTTGAAGAATGGCCGGAGAACTTTATCGTAAACAGCTTCGTGCCTCAATCTGCAGTGATGCAAAGAATGGATATGGTGATCTGCCACGGTGGTTTCAATACGGTGAATGATACCTTCCGTAACGGATTACCGATGTTGATCACACCTATTGCTTATGACCATTTCCATATTGCGAAATTAATTGAGCAGGCAGGCTGTGGAATCAGCATCCGATACAAGAGACTGCGTGTAGAAGCGCTTCGTGAAACCGTTTTTGAATTACTGGAAAATCCTAAATACAGAGCTGCCGCGAAGGAAGTTCAAAACACGTTCAATCTTGCCGGAGGTAATGATAAAGCGGTAGAATTACTGGAAAACTTTGTACAGGAACATTCCACATTAGCGTCTGTATAG
- a CDS encoding condensation domain-containing protein, translating into MNQPIKRRLLFGERMLLGDGTEPFNAVIPFRLRGTFTLKDIQQALAQIQQKHPWLRALIAHDDQNIPWFDVPENPISIPVRIIARQGEDQWQEESKREWNTLFDPKKLPLIRFVWIKGEDVSDMLFAFHHCLCDGGSAMAFLYEFLKVLDDPKADIGIESPILGIQDVVPANILNSRKKKLKAKFIGRLAATAIKVIPTGKKSIDRQNDYLINWKIDETVSQQLISYCKANGATVNTFLSAALLQAFKKVKGAGAFNKVSCPVDIRRFATQIKNDHIFAFGLMIVVSANEKLSFIENLHAMQASVERKTSKLDPYITMMVMESGHDALNNFTKLLKNGKSSNDCMFSNLGRIQIPHEYKEFSVDTIFSPSVIGPLGNTTTLVVSTYRGKMDFSFVGSEGYLPYTDALAIRDEIMKIIKLQLEYIAVS; encoded by the coding sequence ATGAACCAACCTATTAAAAGAAGATTATTATTTGGTGAGCGAATGTTACTGGGAGACGGAACAGAACCGTTCAATGCGGTGATCCCTTTCAGGCTCAGAGGTACCTTTACTTTGAAGGATATCCAGCAGGCTTTGGCTCAGATCCAGCAAAAACATCCGTGGTTAAGAGCGCTTATTGCTCACGATGATCAAAATATCCCCTGGTTTGATGTTCCTGAAAACCCGATCTCCATTCCGGTGCGAATTATTGCCAGACAAGGAGAAGATCAGTGGCAGGAAGAATCCAAAAGGGAATGGAATACTTTATTCGATCCTAAAAAATTACCTCTTATCCGGTTTGTCTGGATCAAGGGGGAAGACGTTTCTGACATGCTGTTTGCGTTCCACCATTGTTTATGCGATGGTGGTTCTGCAATGGCTTTCCTTTATGAGTTTTTAAAAGTATTGGATGATCCAAAAGCTGATATTGGGATAGAAAGTCCTATTTTAGGCATTCAGGATGTCGTTCCGGCGAATATTTTAAACAGCCGGAAGAAAAAATTAAAAGCCAAATTCATCGGAAGATTAGCGGCTACAGCCATCAAAGTTATTCCTACCGGTAAAAAATCTATTGACCGTCAAAATGATTATTTAATCAATTGGAAAATAGATGAAACGGTAAGCCAGCAGCTGATTTCCTATTGCAAAGCTAATGGTGCTACCGTGAACACGTTTTTAAGTGCTGCTTTGCTTCAGGCTTTCAAGAAAGTAAAAGGAGCCGGAGCTTTCAATAAAGTGTCCTGCCCTGTAGACATCAGACGTTTTGCTACCCAGATCAAAAACGATCATATTTTTGCTTTTGGATTGATGATCGTAGTTTCTGCCAATGAAAAGCTGAGCTTTATAGAGAATTTACATGCGATGCAGGCTTCTGTAGAACGTAAAACCTCCAAGCTTGATCCTTATATTACCATGATGGTGATGGAATCCGGACATGATGCATTGAATAATTTCACCAAACTTTTAAAGAACGGAAAATCCTCTAATGACTGTATGTTTTCCAATCTGGGACGCATTCAGATTCCTCATGAATATAAAGAATTTTCAGTAGATACTATTTTCAGTCCGTCTGTGATTGGTCCGCTGGGAAATACCACCACACTGGTCGTTTCTACCTACCGTGGGAAAATGGATTTTTCATTTGTAGGAAGTGAAGGCTATTTACCGTATACCGATGCCCTGGCCATCCGTGATGAAATCATGAAGATTATTAAGCTGCAACTGGAATATATCGCCGTATCATGA
- a CDS encoding condensation domain-containing protein, which translates to MIKRKLMMVERIMYVDPETPVNCVFAAKIKGEFPEQNFKTALEKIQQKHALLRVVIDSKSEKYPFFIEEKDIAPIPLRIVERKTDEDWLTESQKEWKILFEKEKTPLARVVWVRGQDVSEVFWAIPHCISDGTTGVTLMKELLQLLDDPSLELEPYEPFSSVDEFLPSHFNVKSKKFKARLYLTFARFFFMLQQKSKKRNLGKDYVLHQKLDKATTSQITERCKANGISVHALLCSAFMQAFREVKGKEAKGKVISPVDVRHFIPEIKEDHLFAFAPTVDLAIKKGSSDLLNNARQIKEDLTQKIGKMEARELLWMGEQMHPIVDRMISMLKSSNGGHDVTLSNMGRINIPNEYKNFSIETIFSPTVAFPWLNSNTLVTSTYNHQMDFIFLSNEDFLPKAEAAKIKEKAIALMTTS; encoded by the coding sequence ATGATCAAAAGAAAACTAATGATGGTGGAAAGGATCATGTATGTAGATCCCGAGACCCCTGTAAACTGCGTATTTGCAGCGAAAATAAAAGGAGAATTTCCGGAGCAGAATTTTAAAACTGCTCTGGAAAAAATCCAGCAGAAACATGCCTTGTTAAGAGTGGTTATAGACTCTAAAAGCGAGAAATACCCCTTTTTTATAGAAGAAAAAGACATCGCTCCTATCCCACTCCGCATTGTAGAAAGAAAAACAGATGAAGACTGGCTTACCGAGTCTCAGAAAGAATGGAAAATCTTATTTGAGAAAGAGAAAACACCGCTTGCCCGCGTAGTATGGGTAAGAGGACAGGATGTTTCTGAAGTGTTTTGGGCCATCCCTCATTGTATTTCAGACGGAACCACCGGAGTGACTTTAATGAAGGAACTTCTTCAGCTTTTGGATGATCCTTCTTTGGAATTGGAGCCTTATGAGCCTTTCTCTTCAGTGGATGAATTTCTCCCTTCCCACTTTAATGTAAAAAGTAAGAAATTCAAAGCCAGACTTTATCTGACCTTTGCCAGGTTCTTCTTTATGCTGCAACAGAAAAGCAAAAAGAGAAACCTTGGAAAAGACTATGTTCTTCACCAAAAACTGGATAAGGCCACAACGTCCCAAATCACTGAAAGATGTAAAGCCAATGGCATTTCCGTACATGCTTTGCTTTGTTCTGCCTTCATGCAGGCATTCCGGGAAGTGAAAGGGAAAGAAGCCAAGGGTAAAGTGATCAGTCCGGTAGATGTGCGCCATTTTATTCCGGAGATCAAAGAAGATCATTTATTTGCCTTTGCCCCAACGGTGGATCTTGCGATTAAAAAAGGAAGCTCCGATCTGTTGAACAATGCCAGACAGATTAAAGAAGACCTTACTCAGAAAATAGGAAAAATGGAAGCCCGCGAACTGCTGTGGATGGGTGAACAGATGCACCCGATCGTAGACCGTATGATCTCCATGCTCAAATCCAGCAATGGCGGCCATGATGTAACCCTCTCCAATATGGGCAGGATCAATATCCCGAATGAGTACAAAAACTTCAGCATTGAAACCATTTTCAGTCCTACGGTAGCCTTCCCATGGCTGAACTCAAATACTTTGGTGACGAGCACCTACAACCATCAGATGGATTTTATATTTTTGTCCAACGAAGACTTCCTTCCCAAAGCGGAAGCCGCCAAAATAAAAGAGAAAGCCATAGCGCTAATGACCACCTCATGA
- a CDS encoding very short patch repair endonuclease, producing the protein MPDVHSKKVRSYNMSKIKGKDTKPEILVRKFLFGKGLRYRLHDKKLPGKPDLVFPKYKKIIFVHGCFWHGHEDCKYFVIPKTRTEWWLNKINRNIEKDMESIHKLKNEGWKVYIVWEYDLKSNKRENVLNTLYNKIIN; encoded by the coding sequence ATGCCTGATGTACATTCTAAAAAAGTAAGGAGTTATAATATGAGCAAAATTAAGGGTAAGGATACTAAACCTGAAATTCTGGTCAGAAAATTTCTTTTCGGAAAAGGATTGCGATATAGACTACATGATAAAAAGCTTCCGGGAAAACCTGATTTAGTCTTTCCAAAATATAAAAAAATAATTTTTGTACATGGTTGTTTTTGGCATGGTCATGAGGATTGCAAGTATTTTGTTATACCAAAAACAAGAACAGAATGGTGGCTAAATAAAATTAATAGAAATATAGAAAAAGATATGGAGAGTATACACAAGCTAAAAAATGAAGGATGGAAAGTTTATATAGTTTGGGAGTACGATCTGAAAAGCAACAAAAGAGAAAATGTACTTAATACTCTTTATAATAAAATTATAAATTAA
- a CDS encoding DNA cytosine methyltransferase — MIPIIDIFAGPGGLGEGFSSLRDDNGERIFKIKLSIEKDPYAHQTLKLRSFFREFNIGQVPDDYYAFVRGEITLTELYKKHPEQAASAELEACCGTLGEPDKGDTNALTNEEVDNKIQDALEGRTNWVLIGGPPCQAYSLVGRSRRQEKILDEAKDKRVGLYKEYLRIIAVHQPAVFVMENVKGILSAKTEDSQIFSKILDDLSDPIGACISEGEITNNNQPHIRYRIYSLTKLPTNYDLYGNPVFKSTDFIIKSEEYGIPQKRHRVILLGVREDIPAPEQILEKSDEIPLSSVIGSLPEIRSGITRSFTHFTMESDEEGKLKKKRHYEKVNDCFEEWSAYMEDFNNQITDVLGVGVEQLRLPETLGEEYIPIENYDLAADHPLSNWYSDNNLNGILHHVSRKHLLQDIKRYMFASRYAELHGNFPRLEDYRDAGDDLMPDHENAESGKFTDRFRVQLPNIPATTITSHISKDGHYFIHYDPQQSRSFSVREAARVQTFPDNYYFCGGRTQQFHQVGNAVPPYLAYQIAQIVKNLVPDENEN, encoded by the coding sequence TTGATACCAATAATTGACATATTTGCAGGTCCTGGTGGCCTTGGTGAAGGATTCTCATCCTTACGGGATGACAATGGAGAAAGAATATTTAAAATCAAATTGTCTATAGAAAAAGATCCATATGCACACCAAACTTTAAAACTCAGAAGTTTTTTTAGAGAATTTAATATTGGTCAGGTGCCAGATGATTATTATGCTTTTGTAAGAGGCGAAATCACTCTTACCGAATTATATAAAAAACATCCAGAACAAGCGGCATCAGCTGAATTGGAAGCATGTTGTGGTACATTAGGAGAACCTGATAAAGGAGATACCAATGCATTGACAAACGAAGAAGTCGATAATAAAATTCAGGACGCTCTGGAAGGACGAACTAACTGGGTTCTGATCGGGGGCCCACCATGTCAGGCCTATTCACTGGTTGGCAGGTCAAGAAGGCAGGAAAAAATACTCGATGAAGCTAAAGACAAAAGAGTTGGTCTTTACAAGGAGTATCTGAGAATAATTGCTGTTCATCAACCTGCTGTTTTTGTGATGGAAAATGTAAAAGGAATATTATCTGCTAAAACAGAAGACAGTCAGATTTTCAGTAAAATTTTGGATGACCTTTCAGACCCTATAGGAGCTTGTATTTCTGAAGGAGAAATAACTAATAATAATCAACCACATATTAGATACAGAATATATTCTTTAACAAAATTACCTACTAATTATGATCTTTATGGCAATCCAGTATTTAAATCTACTGATTTTATTATTAAGTCTGAAGAATATGGAATCCCTCAAAAAAGACATAGAGTAATTTTATTAGGAGTTCGTGAGGATATTCCTGCACCAGAACAAATTCTTGAAAAAAGTGATGAAATTCCCCTTTCCTCTGTTATTGGGAGCCTACCGGAAATACGAAGTGGTATTACCCGTAGCTTCACTCATTTTACTATGGAGTCTGATGAAGAAGGGAAACTGAAAAAAAAGAGACATTATGAAAAAGTAAATGATTGCTTTGAAGAATGGTCAGCTTATATGGAGGATTTTAATAATCAGATTACTGATGTTCTTGGAGTTGGGGTAGAACAATTAAGACTTCCGGAGACTTTAGGTGAAGAATATATTCCTATAGAAAATTATGATTTAGCAGCAGACCACCCATTATCAAACTGGTATTCAGACAATAACCTTAACGGAATTCTTCATCATGTATCACGTAAACATTTACTTCAGGACATCAAAAGATATATGTTTGCGAGTCGTTATGCGGAGTTGCATGGTAATTTTCCTCGTCTTGAAGATTACAGAGATGCCGGAGATGATTTAATGCCAGATCATGAAAATGCTGAATCAGGGAAATTTACAGATCGCTTCCGGGTACAACTCCCAAACATACCAGCTACTACAATTACAAGTCACATTTCTAAAGATGGGCATTATTTTATTCACTATGATCCACAACAAAGCAGAAGCTTTTCGGTAAGAGAAGCTGCTCGTGTACAGACTTTTCCTGATAATTACTATTTCTGTGGTGGAAGAACTCAGCAGTTCCATCAAGTGGGCAATGCAGTTCCTCCATATTTGGCATATCAGATTGCTCAAATAGTTAAAAACCTTGTACCAGATGAGAATGAAAACTAA
- a CDS encoding ATP-binding protein translates to MDINHLKKYECENAPPHAGNMIKGYRSIGYNLGTAVADIIDNSIAADAKNIWIDFEWNGKNTALTITDDGNGMSLKELVIAMTPASKDPLLERFDDDLGRFGLGLKTASFSQCRILTVATKQLNTDIIFRSWNMDYVNEAGWKLLNYLNDETLINRLLDSKKGTTVIWQDIDHLTKNTIKENQKDLEIFLTKIKQMEMHLSMVFHLFIQTKKLNISINNVKIRAWDPYITTNHHTQKGIEYILRDGITVQSFILPHTSELSKEDFDNGGWIKGWNAQQGFYIYRNNRMIIAGEWLGMYKQEEHNKLSRIKVNIPNTAESDLEWQLDIKKSVIQVPHDIRQKLKNIADESRKDAVEVYRKIGKREKRKSTKEDIPVWMPHKRKGKRGYQINKEHPLIKNFIYENSHNKAKLNRFFYLLEETLPLSMIIINESEYKDMQQLPFEGKSMSDLINMITELYQSLVNIGLSHEDVIEEILRTEPFNHYPELTENIQNEH, encoded by the coding sequence ATGGATATAAATCATTTAAAAAAATATGAGTGTGAGAATGCCCCACCACATGCAGGTAATATGATTAAAGGGTACCGTTCCATTGGGTATAATTTAGGAACTGCTGTCGCCGATATTATTGATAATAGTATTGCTGCAGATGCAAAAAATATATGGATTGATTTTGAATGGAATGGTAAGAATACTGCATTAACAATAACAGATGATGGAAATGGAATGTCACTCAAGGAACTAGTTATTGCTATGACTCCTGCATCAAAGGACCCTTTATTAGAAAGATTTGATGATGATTTGGGAAGGTTTGGTTTAGGATTAAAAACGGCTTCTTTTTCCCAATGTCGTATTCTTACTGTTGCAACTAAACAACTAAATACAGATATTATTTTTCGATCATGGAATATGGATTATGTTAATGAAGCAGGTTGGAAATTGTTAAATTACCTTAATGATGAAACTTTAATTAACAGACTCTTGGACTCGAAAAAAGGAACAACTGTAATATGGCAGGATATTGATCATCTTACAAAAAATACTATAAAAGAAAATCAAAAAGATTTAGAAATTTTTCTGACAAAAATAAAACAAATGGAGATGCATCTTTCAATGGTTTTTCATTTGTTTATTCAGACTAAAAAACTTAATATTAGTATTAATAATGTTAAAATTCGGGCTTGGGATCCTTATATTACGACTAATCATCACACTCAAAAAGGAATAGAATATATACTGAGAGATGGAATAACTGTACAGTCATTTATTCTTCCTCATACATCTGAATTATCCAAAGAAGACTTTGATAATGGAGGATGGATAAAAGGGTGGAATGCTCAGCAAGGATTCTATATTTACCGTAATAATCGTATGATTATAGCTGGAGAATGGCTAGGAATGTACAAGCAGGAAGAACATAATAAGTTGTCTCGCATTAAAGTAAATATTCCAAATACAGCGGAATCAGATTTAGAATGGCAATTAGATATTAAAAAATCTGTTATTCAAGTTCCTCATGATATTCGCCAAAAATTGAAAAATATTGCTGATGAATCGAGAAAAGATGCAGTAGAAGTTTATCGGAAAATTGGAAAAAGGGAAAAAAGAAAATCTACTAAAGAAGATATTCCAGTTTGGATGCCACATAAAAGAAAAGGGAAAAGAGGTTATCAAATAAATAAAGAGCATCCCCTGATAAAAAACTTTATTTATGAAAACAGTCATAATAAAGCAAAGCTGAACCGTTTTTTTTATCTACTGGAAGAAACATTACCTCTTTCAATGATTATTATAAATGAAAGTGAATACAAAGACATGCAGCAACTTCCTTTTGAAGGTAAATCTATGTCTGATCTTATAAATATGATAACTGAATTATACCAATCTCTTGTGAATATTGGTCTATCACATGAAGATGTAATTGAGGAAATTCTTCGGACTGAACCATTTAATCACTACCCTGAATTAACAGAAAATATTCAAAATGAACATTAA